Within the Osmerus mordax isolate fOsmMor3 chromosome 6, fOsmMor3.pri, whole genome shotgun sequence genome, the region CCTGTTTAAATCATTTATTTCTGAAGTTGTTTTGCAGGTGATAAGACTCCTCCcaacataaaaacaaaaagTTACAAAATTGTATATGTAATCAAAACCATGTGTAAGAGACttcataaaaaacaaacatgaacacacatactgAAGTGAAGGTAACACAAAATTGGCAAACTATTGACCCTGTTATAATCAGCATTGGGTGCATGCAACCTGACAGTAACTGTAGAATATCTACAAAAGTCCAATCCAAGAATGATAGTTTCTAACAACTTCAAACACCAATAACTCCTGCACAtaagtggtagtgtgtgtgtgcaaccttCCAAGAACTACATCAGAATCTGGTCTTCTTATTCGAAGTTgtgtaaaggttcacagtgaaaTACAACAGCAGGATCCCCCAACAAACTGGTTCAAGCAAGACTGATTATTTGGGACATACAAAATAAATTTTATTATCCATTCTCTTCTTCATGTCTACATTGTATTAGAATTTCTAGACACTGGCATTGTGAAATAACACAACCATATTGATTCTAATAATCCTGACAGGTGCGACTATACATTTCTGTCAAGTTCAGATCCCAAAATATAACTGAACATGAAAAGCAAttcaattcttttttttgtgttatTCTCAACATAATAAAAAGGAGACCCATGGGCCTGGCCTTCACTGAGAACTAGCTAGGCTGGATATgggcgcacacaaacacaggcgagGAGGTGCCATGAGGAGGTCGGTTCAGGGCTGGGCCCCAGTGGAGGCTGGGACTTGTGTAGCCAAAGTGTTGGGGGCAGAGATGACGGGGGATCCAGCTATGTTAGCCATTGGCTGTGCGGAGGACATCGAGGTGATGCCTGAACGAAagggacaacaaaaaaaaagaaaaaaaagaaagaaggatcATCATCAAAACCCTGTGTTCATTTTGAACGCTGTCATTGCGGAGTGGGAGTTTAGACACGGGCAGTGCTGCGTTGGGGGACTTTACCTGCCATCATACTTGAGGAGCTGACCGGTGTGGAGGTGGCAGCCATTCCTCCAGGAGTGGTCCCCCTTCCCTGATCCTTGACGATGGGGTCTGCAAAGAGACAAGACGCACTCCTTAAAAGGTTTCTTCCACTTTCCTTTTTCCTCTACAAGTTCATCCTCGTCTTTCTTGAGGGTtttggttggtttaggtgcgTGTGggaaagccctctgtgacaatgCTTGTAAAAAAGGCTACACAAATAATATTTGATTTACCTCAGGATTTTTGTTGTTGGTTTATTCTGTCTGATGTATATGTACAGAGAtgtagagacatagagagagggagtgagagaggtggaagggtcTGACTTACAGAAGTATGCGTGATCCATGGCCTCTCTGGCAGTGAGGCGGGCTTGGTGGTCGTAACGCAGAAGCTTGTCCAGGAAGTCCAAGGCCTCCGTGCTCACCAGGTGCTGGTTCTCACTGTGCACAAACCTCTCCCACCTCTTGCGGGAGTGTCTGTAATCAGACGTTAAAACAAGGAAGGCCTGTCAGTTCGCTGGGTCACGATAACTGTAGCTTTGCATACAGGTTCGATTTAAAGGGTTCTTTCATTGTGTGCCATGAACTATTTCCAAAGGATTCCTACCTGCCCAAAATGTCATTGAAACGAGGGTCTAGTTCGATGTTGTACTTGTCAATGTAATCATACAGATCCTCTGTCCCAAGAACTTTAGCAATCCGCACAAGCTGTGAACACGTTTCAAATACAGTTAGAGGGAGGACCAAAACTAAAACTGAGAAGGGGAGCAACATTAAAAATGGTCTTTTATCTGGGCGACTTGAGTACGGCATGTTTCATATTGAAAGGGACACCAACACAGCTCCTACCTGGTCGTAGTTATCGTGCCCATGGAAGAAGGGTTCCTTCCTGAAGATCATGCTGGCCAACATACAACCCAAGCTCCACATGTCCAGGCTGTAGTCATACATCTGCCCCAAGATAACACAGCACGCCCATTAAGACTACATTCCACCAAGCGATTTTAGGTGGATGAATCGGCATTAAAACGCAACGGGAGAGGGGAGCTCACCTGGTAGTCTACCAGCAGCTCAGGGCCTTTGAAGTACCTGGAGGCTACTCTCACGTTGTACTCCTGGTTTGGGTGATAGAACTCAGCCAAGCCCCAGTCGATCAGA harbors:
- the LOC136943977 gene encoding casein kinase II subunit alpha-like, translated to MSGPVPSRSRVYPDVNTQRPREYWDYESHVVEWGNQDDYQLVRKLGRGKYSEVFEAINITNNEKVVVKILKPVKKKKIKREIKILENLRGGPNIISLLDIVKDPVSRTPALVFEHVNNTDFKQLYQTLSDFDIRFYMYEILKALDYCHSMGIMHRDVKPHNVMIDHEHRKLRLIDWGLAEFYHPNQEYNVRVASRYFKGPELLVDYQMYDYSLDMWSLGCMLASMIFRKEPFFHGHDNYDQLVRIAKVLGTEDLYDYIDKYNIELDPRFNDILGRHSRKRWERFVHSENQHLVSTEALDFLDKLLRYDHQARLTAREAMDHAYFYPIVKDQGRGTTPGGMAATSTPVSSSSMMAGITSMSSAQPMANIAGSPVISAPNTLATQVPASTGAQP